From a region of the Mycobacteroides saopaulense genome:
- a CDS encoding TetR family transcriptional regulator → MAITEPNKGRTAPPMSRLREERRALNRHDLVRRATALLDDYGIADLTMRRLARELDIAPSALYWHFANKQQLLGAVADHVLAPLAETDRRDMPWQQRIDYVCSALRDALLSHKDGAELVSASFASGQTSHMITVLDRLAEAAVAAGLSAVPAALAGRSIVYYVLGYVADEQSRLQWDSAGALEQGQSLLADGAGLADPTAQFGFGVRLLVDGIGQLARQSSPVS, encoded by the coding sequence ATGGCCATCACTGAGCCAAACAAGGGGCGCACGGCCCCGCCGATGAGCCGCTTACGCGAAGAGCGTCGAGCGCTGAACCGACACGACCTGGTGCGCCGGGCCACCGCGCTTCTCGACGACTACGGGATCGCGGATCTGACCATGCGCCGGCTGGCTCGTGAGCTGGACATCGCACCGAGCGCGCTGTACTGGCATTTCGCCAACAAGCAACAGCTGCTCGGCGCGGTCGCCGATCACGTGTTGGCTCCATTGGCCGAGACCGACCGTCGTGACATGCCCTGGCAGCAGCGCATCGACTATGTGTGCTCGGCGCTGCGCGATGCCCTGCTCTCCCACAAAGACGGTGCGGAGCTGGTGTCGGCCAGCTTCGCCTCGGGCCAGACCTCGCACATGATCACGGTCCTCGATCGCCTGGCCGAGGCCGCGGTCGCCGCGGGACTCAGTGCGGTTCCCGCCGCGCTGGCCGGGCGCAGCATCGTCTACTACGTGCTCGGCTACGTTGCCGACGAACAGTCCCGGCTGCAATGGGATTCCGCCGGCGCACTCGAACAGGGTCAGTCGCTTCTCGCGGACGGCGCGGGGTTGGCCGACCCGACCGCGCAGTTCGGTTTCGGCGTGCGGCTGCTCGTCGACGGCATCGGTCAGCTCGCCCGCCAATCCAGCCCGGTCAGCTAG
- a CDS encoding adenosylmethionine--8-amino-7-oxononanoate transaminase: MTPDEVGAIDAAHVWHPYSRIGDGDTTQRPLVVTGARGPNITVVRDGHEVEVLDAMSSWWSCIHGHGHPVLDRAATEQIASMSHVMFGGLTHEPAARLAELLVELTPAGLETVFFCDSGSVSVEVAIKMALQYWRSLGLPAKHRLMTWRGGYHGDTFTPMSVCDPEGGMHSLWTDVLVEQIFAEQVPSAYDDEYMRRFEAELTEHAAELAAVIVEPVVQGAGGMRFHDPRYLSELRAICDRHGVLLIFDEIATGFGRTGELFAADHAGVSPDIMCVGKAITGGYLTLAATLATAKIARTISEGPAGALMHGPTFMANPLACSVAVASIELLMSGDWKSRIEQISAGLRQGLAPAADLSGVADVRVCGAIGVIDMRHPLGAQGMRIATDAALDEGVWLRPFRTLIYTMPPYICDDDEIRRIALAMVRAATAVGADSSVR; encoded by the coding sequence TTGACGCCGGATGAGGTCGGGGCGATCGATGCTGCGCATGTATGGCATCCGTACAGCAGGATCGGCGATGGCGACACAACTCAGCGGCCGTTGGTGGTGACCGGCGCGCGCGGCCCGAACATCACCGTGGTGCGTGACGGCCACGAGGTCGAGGTGCTGGACGCCATGAGCTCATGGTGGTCCTGCATTCATGGCCACGGCCACCCCGTGCTGGACCGTGCGGCCACCGAACAGATCGCCTCGATGAGCCACGTGATGTTCGGCGGACTCACCCATGAACCTGCCGCTCGGCTGGCCGAGCTGTTGGTGGAACTGACACCGGCCGGACTGGAGACGGTGTTCTTCTGCGATTCCGGGTCCGTATCGGTGGAAGTGGCGATCAAGATGGCGCTGCAGTACTGGCGCAGCCTGGGGCTGCCCGCCAAGCACCGCCTCATGACCTGGCGTGGGGGCTACCACGGCGACACCTTCACGCCGATGAGCGTGTGCGACCCCGAGGGTGGCATGCACTCATTGTGGACCGACGTGCTGGTGGAACAGATATTCGCAGAGCAGGTTCCCAGCGCTTACGACGACGAATACATGCGCCGTTTCGAAGCCGAGCTGACCGAACACGCCGCCGAGCTGGCGGCCGTCATCGTCGAGCCGGTGGTTCAGGGTGCCGGAGGGATGAGGTTCCACGATCCGCGTTACCTGTCCGAACTGCGTGCCATCTGCGACAGGCATGGCGTGCTGTTGATCTTCGACGAGATCGCGACAGGTTTCGGGCGCACGGGCGAATTGTTCGCCGCCGACCACGCCGGGGTAAGTCCCGACATCATGTGCGTCGGTAAGGCGATCACCGGCGGTTATCTCACGCTGGCCGCGACCCTGGCCACAGCCAAGATCGCGCGCACCATCAGTGAGGGCCCGGCCGGCGCACTCATGCATGGGCCGACCTTCATGGCCAATCCGCTGGCGTGCTCGGTGGCGGTCGCGTCGATCGAACTGCTGATGTCGGGAGACTGGAAGTCGCGGATCGAGCAGATCTCGGCGGGATTGCGTCAGGGGCTGGCGCCCGCCGCAGATCTGAGCGGGGTCGCGGACGTGCGGGTGTGCGGGGCGATCGGTGTCATCGACATGCGGCACCCGCTAGGTGCGCAAGGCATGCGGATCGCCACCGACGCCGCGCTCGACGAGGGCGTGTGGTTGCGGCCTTTCCGGACGTTGATCTACACGATGCCGCCGTACATCTGCGACGACGACGAGATCCGCCGGATCGCCCTGGCGATGGTGCGGGCGGCGACAGCCGTAGGAGCTGACTCCTCGGTGCGCTAG
- a CDS encoding 8-amino-7-oxononanoate synthase yields MAEASSPLAWLGEVERQREAAGLRRRLRTRSAAEPEIDLASNDYLGLARHPQVIEAGVEALRIWGAGSTGSRLVTGNTELHEELERELADFMGTQSALVFSSGYTANLGAVVALSGPGTLIVSDARTHASLIDACRLSRARVVVTPYRDTQAVAAALAQRPEERALVLTDAVFSADGALAPLLELHRVCRGHRAVLLVDEAHGLGVRGSGGRGLVSEVGLAGLDDLVVTVTLSKALGSQGGAVLGSEAVRAHLIDAARPFIFDTGLAPAAVGSALAALRLMAAEPRRVRAVLDHAATLGQWCGVAEKPESAVVPVVLGDPMVAFDAAKACLEQGVRVGCFRPPSVPEGQSLLRLTARASLTEADMDRVHEVLGAVLALARR; encoded by the coding sequence GTGGCCGAGGCATCATCACCGCTTGCCTGGTTAGGTGAGGTCGAGCGTCAACGTGAGGCTGCCGGATTGCGTCGACGGCTCCGTACCCGCAGCGCAGCCGAGCCTGAGATCGACCTCGCCTCCAACGACTATCTGGGTCTGGCACGGCACCCGCAGGTCATCGAGGCCGGTGTCGAGGCCCTGCGGATATGGGGTGCTGGATCCACCGGTTCGCGCCTGGTCACCGGCAACACCGAGCTGCATGAAGAGCTGGAGCGCGAGCTCGCAGACTTCATGGGTACACAGTCGGCGCTGGTCTTCTCTTCGGGCTACACCGCCAATCTCGGTGCCGTCGTGGCGCTTTCCGGTCCCGGAACACTCATCGTGTCCGACGCCCGCACGCATGCCTCGCTGATCGACGCCTGCCGCTTGTCGCGTGCACGGGTCGTGGTGACGCCGTACCGCGACACGCAAGCAGTGGCCGCGGCGTTGGCGCAACGCCCCGAGGAACGGGCCCTGGTGCTCACCGACGCGGTGTTCAGCGCTGACGGTGCACTCGCTCCGCTGCTCGAGCTGCATCGGGTCTGCCGCGGTCATCGCGCCGTGTTGCTGGTCGACGAGGCGCATGGGCTGGGGGTGCGTGGATCGGGTGGCCGGGGTCTGGTCTCCGAAGTCGGGCTCGCCGGTCTCGACGATCTGGTGGTGACCGTCACGCTTTCCAAGGCTCTGGGCAGCCAGGGTGGGGCCGTGTTGGGATCTGAGGCGGTGCGTGCGCACCTGATCGACGCCGCGCGTCCCTTCATCTTCGATACCGGGCTGGCTCCGGCCGCGGTCGGATCGGCACTGGCTGCGCTCCGTCTGATGGCTGCCGAGCCGCGGCGAGTGCGTGCAGTCCTCGACCACGCGGCAACGCTGGGGCAGTGGTGCGGCGTGGCCGAGAAGCCCGAATCGGCAGTGGTGCCGGTGGTGCTCGGCGACCCGATGGTTGCGTTCGATGCCGCGAAGGCATGCCTGGAACAAGGTGTCAGGGTGGGCTGCTTCCGCCCGCCGTCGGTCCCCGAAGGACAGTCGCTGCTGCGCTTGACCGCGCGTGCCTCACTCACCGAGGCCGATATGGATCGCGTGCATGAGGTGCTCGGCGCCGTTCTGGCACTGGCCCGCCGGTGA
- a CDS encoding acyltransferase family protein, translating into MFFVSATKPMTEPEVSPAATVDATPKPKSDKAFYRHDLDGLRGIAIFLVAVFHVWFGRVSGGVDVFLTLSGFFYGSKLLRTATTQGASLNPVPVLKRLVRRLLPALILVLAACAVLTVLVQPETRWETFAEQSLASLGYYQNWELANTAADYLAASESVSPLQHLWSMSVQGQFYVGFLALVYLLAVLLRKPLGRHIRPVLIVVIAGLSIASFVYAIFAHLDFQSVAYYNTFARAWELLLGVLVGAFVAGTHWPTWLRQVLSIVALAAILSCGALINGVREFPGPLALVPVVATLVLILSAANLSTDMSPPAANRFLAARPLIELGSLAYALYLWHWPLLVYWLVYSGQPKVSLWEGAAILGISLALAYLTNKYVETPLRYPRVVSKSSTLWTRLRRPTLALGTTIVLMAVALTATSFTWLEHVTVQRSNGKELSGLRPRDYPGAGALLYGDRVPDLPMRPTTLEASDDLPITTEQDCISDFRNRAVITCTYGNPHATRTIALAGGSHAEHWITALDILGRQHNFKITTYLKMGCPLSTEEVPRIAGSNDPYPDCKKWVDEVMSRLIQEHPDYVFTTTTRPRSAFGDGDVMPDSYLGIWSAFDQAGIPVLGMRDTPWLIDRDGTTYAAADCISAGGNSDSCAMDRNRALDDVNPTLAIANKFPLLKILDMTKAICRPDKCRVVEGNVLVYHDSHHISATYMRTMAKELGRQIAVATGWWRPAQSGQ; encoded by the coding sequence ATGTTCTTCGTCTCAGCAACCAAACCAATGACCGAGCCCGAGGTGTCACCCGCGGCGACGGTCGACGCCACCCCAAAACCGAAGAGCGACAAGGCATTTTACCGCCACGACCTCGACGGCCTGCGTGGAATCGCGATCTTTCTGGTCGCCGTGTTTCACGTGTGGTTCGGCCGGGTGTCGGGCGGAGTTGACGTTTTCTTAACTCTTTCGGGCTTCTTCTACGGCAGCAAGCTGCTGCGCACAGCAACCACACAGGGAGCTTCGCTCAACCCGGTGCCGGTGCTGAAACGACTGGTCCGGCGTCTGCTGCCCGCGCTCATCCTGGTGCTAGCGGCCTGTGCCGTACTGACCGTGTTGGTGCAGCCGGAAACCCGCTGGGAGACGTTTGCCGAGCAAAGCCTGGCCAGCCTGGGCTACTACCAGAACTGGGAGCTCGCCAACACGGCGGCGGACTACCTGGCGGCCAGCGAGTCGGTCAGCCCGCTGCAGCACCTGTGGTCGATGTCGGTTCAGGGCCAGTTCTACGTGGGCTTCCTGGCGCTGGTGTACCTCCTGGCCGTGCTGCTGCGTAAACCGCTGGGCCGCCACATCCGCCCCGTGCTCATCGTGGTCATCGCCGGCCTGAGCATCGCATCCTTCGTCTACGCCATCTTCGCCCATCTGGACTTCCAGTCGGTCGCGTACTACAACACCTTCGCGCGGGCGTGGGAGCTGCTCCTCGGGGTACTGGTCGGCGCATTCGTGGCCGGCACCCATTGGCCGACGTGGCTTCGCCAGGTGCTCAGCATCGTGGCGCTCGCGGCGATCCTGTCCTGTGGTGCCCTCATCAACGGCGTCCGCGAATTCCCGGGACCGCTGGCCCTGGTGCCGGTTGTGGCCACCCTGGTGCTGATCTTGTCTGCCGCGAACCTGTCGACCGACATGTCACCACCGGCGGCCAATCGGTTCCTGGCCGCGCGACCGCTGATCGAGCTGGGCTCGCTGGCCTACGCGCTCTACCTGTGGCATTGGCCGCTGCTGGTCTACTGGCTGGTCTACAGCGGTCAACCCAAGGTCTCACTGTGGGAAGGTGCCGCCATCCTCGGCATCTCCCTGGCGTTGGCCTACCTGACCAACAAGTACGTGGAGACCCCCTTGCGCTACCCCCGGGTGGTCTCGAAGTCTTCGACGTTATGGACACGGTTGCGCCGCCCGACGCTGGCCCTGGGCACCACGATCGTGTTGATGGCCGTCGCGCTCACCGCCACCTCCTTCACCTGGCTTGAACACGTCACCGTGCAGCGCTCCAACGGCAAAGAGCTGTCCGGTCTGCGCCCGCGCGATTACCCGGGCGCCGGGGCCCTCTTGTACGGCGACCGGGTTCCCGATCTACCGATGCGGCCCACCACGCTGGAGGCCTCCGACGATCTGCCGATCACCACCGAGCAGGACTGCATCAGCGACTTCCGCAATCGCGCGGTGATCACGTGTACGTACGGCAATCCCCATGCCACCCGGACCATCGCGCTGGCCGGCGGTTCGCACGCGGAGCACTGGATCACCGCGCTCGACATCTTGGGACGTCAGCACAATTTCAAGATCACCACCTACCTCAAGATGGGCTGCCCGCTCAGCACCGAGGAGGTCCCTCGCATCGCCGGATCCAACGATCCATACCCCGATTGCAAGAAATGGGTCGACGAGGTGATGTCGAGACTGATCCAGGAACACCCCGACTACGTGTTCACCACCACCACCCGGCCACGCTCGGCCTTTGGCGACGGCGATGTGATGCCCGATAGCTACCTGGGGATCTGGTCGGCATTCGATCAGGCCGGGATCCCCGTGCTGGGCATGCGCGACACCCCGTGGCTCATCGACAGGGACGGCACCACCTACGCCGCGGCGGACTGCATCTCCGCGGGCGGAAACTCCGATTCGTGCGCGATGGATCGCAATCGTGCACTCGACGACGTGAACCCCACCCTCGCCATTGCGAACAAGTTCCCACTGTTGAAGATTCTCGATATGACCAAGGCGATCTGCCGCCCCGACAAATGTCGGGTGGTGGAAGGAAACGTGTTGGTGTATCACGATTCTCACCACATCTCCGCGACTTACATGCGCACCATGGCCAAGGAGCTCGGACGGCAGATCGCGGTAGCGACCGGGTGGTGGCGGCCGGCTCAATCCGGCCAGTGA
- the glgX gene encoding glycogen debranching protein GlgX, with amino-acid sequence MTLPPLQVWPGNPYPLGATYDGAGTNFSLFSEVATSVELCLIAKDGAETRVPLEEVDGYVWHCYLPTISPGQRYGFRVHGPWDPENGHRCDPNKLLLDPYGKAFHGEFDYGPDTAPPLLSYQTDPVDTEVLVARDSLGHTMSTVVINPYFDWGSDRRPRTPYHETVIYEAHVKGMTQTHPGVPEELRGTYAGLAHPAVIDHLNSLGVTAIELMPVHQFFHDSRLIALGLRNYWGYNTFGYLAPHAGYASSPHAGGAVAEFKAMVRAFHEAGIEVILDVVYNHTAEGDHIGPTLSFRGIDNRAYYKLNDDNLARYTDYTGTGNSLNARHPHTLQLIMDSLRYWVTEMHVDGFRFDLASTLARELHDVDRLSAFFDLVQQDPVVSQVKLIAEPWDIGEGGYQVGNFPGLWTEWNGKFRDTVRDYWRGQPATLGEFASRLTGSSDLYEATGRRPSASINFVTAHDGFTLRDLVSYNEKHNEANGENNQDGETYNRSWNCGVEGPTDDAAILALRARQMRNIMATLVLSQGTPMLSHGDEIGRTQQGNNNVYCQDSPLSWMDWELTSTNADLLDFARTVIALRKQHPVFRRRRFFAGRPIREGEEVRDIAWLTPAGEEMTTADWDSGFGKSLAVFLNGDAIPEPNARGERVSGDSFLLCFNAFDEPLDFVTPDGDYASQWTAVLDTAEPDGQCSAVVSAGKTVRVQDRALVVLRKSG; translated from the coding sequence ATGACCCTGCCACCGCTTCAGGTATGGCCGGGCAACCCATACCCACTAGGCGCCACCTACGACGGCGCGGGCACCAACTTCTCGTTGTTCTCCGAGGTGGCCACCTCGGTCGAGCTGTGCCTGATCGCCAAGGACGGTGCCGAAACCCGAGTGCCCCTCGAGGAGGTCGACGGGTACGTCTGGCACTGCTATCTGCCCACCATCTCCCCCGGCCAGCGTTACGGATTCCGGGTGCACGGCCCGTGGGATCCGGAGAACGGGCATCGATGTGATCCGAACAAGCTGCTGCTCGATCCGTACGGCAAGGCCTTCCACGGTGAGTTCGATTACGGCCCCGACACGGCGCCGCCGCTGCTGTCCTACCAGACCGACCCGGTAGACACCGAGGTGCTGGTGGCACGAGATTCCCTGGGCCACACCATGAGCACCGTCGTCATCAATCCCTACTTCGACTGGGGTTCCGATCGTCGGCCCCGCACCCCGTACCACGAGACCGTGATCTACGAGGCGCACGTCAAGGGCATGACGCAGACGCATCCCGGGGTCCCCGAAGAGCTCAGGGGAACATATGCCGGTCTGGCGCACCCGGCGGTGATCGACCACCTGAACTCCCTGGGTGTCACCGCGATCGAGTTGATGCCTGTGCACCAGTTCTTCCACGACAGCAGACTGATCGCCCTGGGCCTGCGGAATTACTGGGGGTACAACACCTTCGGATACCTGGCTCCGCACGCAGGATATGCGTCGTCCCCGCACGCCGGTGGTGCCGTCGCCGAGTTCAAGGCCATGGTGCGCGCATTTCACGAAGCGGGTATCGAGGTCATCCTCGATGTCGTCTACAACCACACCGCCGAGGGGGACCACATCGGTCCGACCCTGAGTTTCCGGGGCATCGACAATCGCGCCTACTACAAACTCAACGACGACAACCTGGCCCGATACACCGACTACACCGGCACCGGCAACAGCCTCAATGCCCGCCACCCCCACACGCTGCAGCTGATCATGGATTCGCTGCGCTACTGGGTGACCGAGATGCACGTCGACGGGTTCCGCTTCGACCTTGCCTCGACCCTGGCCCGCGAGCTGCACGACGTCGACCGGCTATCGGCTTTCTTCGATCTGGTTCAGCAAGATCCGGTCGTCAGCCAGGTCAAACTGATCGCGGAGCCGTGGGATATCGGCGAGGGCGGATATCAAGTGGGCAACTTCCCCGGGCTGTGGACCGAATGGAACGGTAAGTTCCGCGACACCGTTCGCGACTATTGGCGCGGACAGCCGGCCACTCTCGGAGAATTCGCCTCCCGACTGACCGGCTCCTCCGACCTTTATGAGGCCACCGGGCGCCGGCCCAGCGCGAGCATCAACTTCGTCACCGCGCACGACGGCTTCACCCTGCGGGACCTCGTCTCTTACAACGAGAAACACAACGAGGCCAACGGTGAGAACAACCAGGATGGCGAAACCTACAACCGTTCGTGGAACTGCGGAGTCGAAGGCCCCACTGACGACGCCGCGATTCTCGCGCTACGGGCCCGACAGATGCGCAACATCATGGCGACTCTGGTGCTGAGCCAGGGTACCCCGATGCTGTCCCACGGCGACGAGATCGGCCGCACCCAACAGGGCAACAACAACGTCTACTGCCAGGATTCGCCCCTGTCCTGGATGGATTGGGAACTCACCTCCACGAATGCCGACCTGCTGGATTTCGCCAGGACCGTGATCGCACTGCGCAAGCAGCACCCGGTGTTCCGGCGCCGCCGGTTCTTCGCCGGGCGCCCGATCCGTGAGGGCGAAGAAGTACGCGATATCGCCTGGCTGACCCCCGCCGGCGAGGAGATGACCACCGCCGATTGGGACAGCGGATTCGGCAAGAGCCTGGCGGTCTTCCTCAACGGCGACGCGATCCCAGAGCCCAACGCACGCGGTGAGCGTGTTTCGGGCGACTCATTCCTGTTGTGTTTCAACGCCTTCGACGAACCGCTGGATTTCGTGACACCCGACGGCGACTACGCCTCGCAGTGGACCGCGGTGCTCGACACTGCCGAACCCGACGGCCAATGCTCTGCCGTGGTGAGTGCCGGCAAGACCGTGCGCGTGCAGGACCGCGCTCTCGTGGTGCTGCGTAAGAGCGGCTAG
- the bioD gene encoding dethiobiotin synthase, with protein sequence MTILLVTGTSTGVGKTVATAALAAAAVSQGIDVTVCKPVQTGEDRDADEVARLSGVTRVETLARYPEPLAPVASASRAGLALLDHVQMATSIFALDRPGALTLVEGAGGLLVELAAGGKTLRDLAIVLDAPVLVVTTADLGTLNHTALTLEALAAQSVPCAGLVVGSFPAEPDLAQRLNREDLANQFQIPVRAVIPEGAARLMPAAFAEMSVALFDPQWVTELVAAS encoded by the coding sequence GTGACCATCCTGCTGGTGACCGGGACATCGACCGGAGTCGGCAAGACGGTGGCGACGGCGGCGCTGGCCGCCGCGGCCGTGAGCCAGGGCATCGATGTGACGGTGTGTAAACCGGTGCAGACAGGGGAGGACCGGGACGCCGACGAGGTCGCGCGGCTATCCGGGGTGACGCGGGTCGAGACTCTGGCCCGGTACCCCGAACCGCTGGCTCCGGTGGCTTCGGCCTCGCGGGCAGGTCTGGCGTTGCTCGATCATGTGCAGATGGCGACATCGATCTTCGCGCTGGATCGGCCGGGGGCGCTGACCCTTGTCGAGGGTGCAGGCGGTCTCCTGGTGGAGCTGGCCGCGGGGGGCAAGACCCTGCGTGATCTGGCGATCGTGCTGGATGCGCCCGTGTTGGTGGTGACGACAGCCGACCTGGGCACCCTCAATCACACGGCACTGACGCTGGAAGCCCTCGCCGCGCAGTCGGTGCCCTGTGCCGGGCTGGTGGTCGGCAGCTTCCCTGCCGAGCCCGACCTTGCGCAACGGCTCAACCGCGAGGATCTGGCGAATCAGTTCCAGATACCGGTGCGCGCAGTGATTCCCGAAGGCGCCGCACGCCTGATGCCCGCAGCCTTCGCGGAGATGAGCGTGGCGCTGTTCGACCCGCAGTGGGTTACCGAACTGGTGGCCGCTAGCTGA
- the bioB gene encoding biotin synthase BioB, with protein MTETAELTAATDADVLAVAREQVLEQGVGLTQDQVLRVLQLPDDRLEELLALAHEVRMRWCGPEVEVEGIISLKTGGCPEDCHFCSQSGLFASPVRSAWLDIPSLVEAAKQTAKSGATEFCIVAAVRGPDERLLAQVAAGIEAIRNEVDIQIACSLGMLTQEQVDRLSAMGVHRYNHNLETAKSHFPNVVTTHSWEERWDTLKMVREAGMEVCCGGILGMGETLEQRAEFAANLAELEPDEVPLNFLNPRPGTPFGDLEVLPAADALRAVAAFRLALPRTMLRFAGGREITLGDLGAKQGILGGINAVIVGNYLTTLGRPAEADLELLDDLQMPIKALNSSL; from the coding sequence GTGACTGAGACAGCCGAGCTGACAGCCGCGACGGACGCCGACGTATTGGCCGTCGCCCGTGAGCAGGTGCTGGAACAGGGTGTGGGCCTGACGCAGGATCAGGTGCTGCGGGTGCTCCAGCTTCCCGACGATCGTCTGGAGGAGCTGCTCGCGCTCGCCCACGAGGTGCGGATGCGCTGGTGCGGCCCCGAGGTCGAGGTCGAGGGCATCATCAGCCTGAAGACCGGCGGTTGCCCCGAGGACTGCCATTTCTGTTCGCAGTCCGGCCTGTTCGCATCTCCGGTGCGCAGCGCGTGGCTCGACATTCCGAGCCTGGTCGAGGCCGCCAAGCAGACCGCGAAGTCCGGCGCGACCGAGTTCTGCATCGTCGCGGCCGTGCGTGGTCCCGATGAGCGGCTGCTCGCTCAGGTTGCCGCCGGTATCGAAGCGATCCGTAACGAAGTCGACATTCAGATCGCCTGCTCATTGGGCATGCTGACCCAGGAGCAGGTCGACCGTTTGTCGGCGATGGGTGTGCATCGGTACAACCACAACCTCGAGACCGCCAAGTCGCACTTCCCGAATGTGGTCACCACGCACAGCTGGGAAGAGCGCTGGGACACCCTCAAGATGGTCCGCGAAGCGGGCATGGAGGTCTGCTGCGGCGGCATCCTCGGCATGGGCGAGACCCTGGAGCAGCGTGCGGAATTCGCCGCGAATCTAGCTGAGCTGGAACCGGACGAGGTGCCGCTGAACTTCCTGAACCCGCGCCCCGGAACGCCTTTCGGTGATCTCGAGGTGCTGCCGGCCGCGGACGCGTTGCGTGCGGTGGCGGCGTTCCGTCTCGCGCTCCCACGCACGATGCTGCGGTTCGCCGGCGGGCGTGAGATCACTCTGGGCGATCTGGGTGCCAAGCAGGGCATTCTGGGTGGCATCAACGCGGTCATCGTCGGCAATTACCTGACGACGCTGGGCCGTCCGGCCGAGGCAGATCTTGAACTGCTCGACGATCTGCAGATGCCGATCAAGGCTCTGAACAGCAGCCTGTGA
- the ilvA gene encoding threonine ammonia-lyase IlvA produces MTAADIDAAAKRIDEVVHPTPVQHADRLSALTGANVYLKREDLQSVRSYKLRGAFNLLMQLSDEEKAAGVVCSSAGNHAQGFALACNSMGVHGRVYIPSKTPKQKRQRITYHGNGFVELIAVGHGYDEAAAAARADAERTGATLVPAFDDPRTIAGQGTIAAEILEQLDAVPDVVVVPVGGGGCAAGITAYLQERAPSVRIVGVEPAGAACMAAALAAGKPVPLEHVDPFVDGAAVRVAGALTHEVLAAAGDSIRMTAVSEGAVCTTMLELYQNEGIIAEPAGALSVAALADLELAPGETVVCLISGGNNDVSRYGEILERSLVHLGLKHYFLVDFPQEPGALRRFLGEVLGPNDDITLFEYVKRNNREMGAALVGIELSNADDLSGLLDRMQVSGLDIERLEPDSAAFRYLT; encoded by the coding sequence GTGACCGCCGCCGATATCGATGCGGCGGCCAAGCGCATCGACGAGGTGGTGCACCCGACTCCCGTCCAGCATGCCGACCGGTTGTCCGCACTGACCGGTGCCAACGTGTACCTCAAGCGCGAAGACTTGCAATCGGTCCGTTCGTACAAACTGCGTGGCGCCTTCAACCTCTTGATGCAGCTCAGTGATGAGGAGAAGGCTGCCGGCGTGGTGTGCTCCAGCGCCGGCAACCACGCCCAGGGATTCGCGCTGGCCTGCAACTCAATGGGCGTGCACGGCCGGGTCTACATTCCCAGCAAGACGCCGAAGCAGAAGCGTCAGCGAATCACGTACCACGGCAACGGATTCGTCGAGTTGATCGCGGTTGGGCACGGCTACGACGAAGCCGCGGCGGCGGCCAGGGCCGACGCCGAACGTACCGGAGCGACATTGGTTCCGGCATTTGACGACCCGCGGACCATCGCGGGACAAGGCACCATCGCGGCCGAGATCCTGGAGCAGCTGGACGCCGTGCCCGACGTGGTGGTGGTGCCCGTCGGCGGTGGCGGCTGTGCCGCCGGAATCACCGCCTACCTGCAGGAACGCGCACCCTCGGTGCGGATCGTCGGCGTCGAACCGGCCGGGGCCGCCTGCATGGCCGCGGCCCTGGCCGCCGGAAAGCCGGTTCCGCTGGAGCACGTCGATCCGTTCGTGGACGGTGCTGCCGTCCGGGTGGCGGGCGCGTTGACGCACGAGGTGTTGGCGGCAGCCGGTGACTCCATCCGCATGACAGCGGTCTCGGAGGGTGCCGTCTGCACCACCATGCTGGAGCTCTACCAGAACGAGGGCATCATCGCCGAACCCGCGGGCGCGCTGTCGGTGGCCGCGCTGGCCGACCTGGAGCTGGCGCCGGGCGAAACCGTTGTCTGTCTCATTTCCGGTGGCAACAACGATGTTTCGCGCTACGGCGAGATCCTGGAGCGGTCCTTGGTGCACCTGGGACTCAAGCATTACTTCCTGGTGGATTTCCCGCAGGAGCCGGGCGCGTTGCGTCGGTTCCTGGGGGAGGTGCTGGGTCCCAACGACGACATCACGCTGTTCGAGTACGTCAAGCGGAACAACCGTGAGATGGGTGCGGCGCTGGTAGGCATCGAACTCAGCAATGCCGACGACCTGTCGGGTCTGCTGGATCGTATGCAGGTCTCCGGCCTGGATATCGAACGGCTGGAGCCCGATTCGGCAGCGTTCCGCTACCTGACGTAG